In a single window of the Candidatus Binatia bacterium genome:
- a CDS encoding response regulator, translating to MKKRVLLVEDHPDTIDVMSLELEVLGYDVTVATNGLEAVEMATSTPPDLIVMDILLPKLDGLSASAKIRRNPKTQAIPILAATALCRDQDRANCLASGCNDHIAKPFTHRQLGARIDRLLKDA from the coding sequence ATGAAAAAACGCGTGCTGCTCGTGGAGGATCATCCGGATACGATCGATGTGATGAGCTTGGAGCTGGAGGTGCTGGGTTACGATGTCACCGTGGCGACGAATGGATTGGAGGCCGTGGAAATGGCCACGTCCACGCCGCCCGATCTGATTGTCATGGATATTCTCCTGCCCAAGCTGGACGGGCTCAGTGCTTCCGCTAAAATTCGCCGGAATCCTAAGACGCAGGCTATACCGATCTTGGCCGCTACCGCCCTGTGCCGCGATCAGGACAGGGCCAATTGCCTGGCAAGCGGTTGCAACGACCACATCGCCAAGCCTTTTACGCACCGGCAACTGGGCGCGCGCATCGATCGGCTGCTGAAAGATGCTTGA
- a CDS encoding prolipoprotein diacylglyceryl transferase, producing MLPVLFQIGPFTVYSFGALMALAAVVGGLLVWLELKRYGYNPEISSTIVFAGAVGGLLGARVLFILEEWSSFVRHPWDFIFSGAGFTWYGGVIGGVLAATWVVRREGIPWLKAADICAPALAIAYGIGRIGCHVSGDGDWGIETTVPWGVAYTNAIIGWVHPLTGVPYPPGTRVHPTPIYEFLQSLVIFVILWSIRKKDYPAGTIFWLYLILSGVARFTVEFWRVNPPLALGLSEAQWFSLVLSIAGCVLLYIQPGKQVRARA from the coding sequence ATGCTTCCCGTTCTTTTTCAGATAGGTCCGTTCACGGTCTATAGTTTCGGCGCGCTGATGGCCCTAGCTGCGGTGGTAGGGGGGTTGCTCGTCTGGCTCGAATTAAAGCGTTACGGCTACAATCCGGAGATCTCGTCCACGATCGTTTTCGCCGGCGCGGTCGGCGGTCTCCTCGGAGCGAGAGTTTTATTCATTCTCGAGGAGTGGAGCAGCTTCGTCCGGCATCCGTGGGACTTCATTTTCAGCGGCGCGGGCTTTACATGGTACGGCGGCGTGATCGGCGGAGTGTTGGCGGCCACCTGGGTGGTGCGGCGCGAAGGCATTCCGTGGCTCAAGGCCGCGGACATTTGCGCCCCCGCGCTGGCGATAGCGTATGGGATCGGCCGGATCGGCTGCCATGTGTCGGGCGACGGCGATTGGGGAATCGAAACGACCGTGCCCTGGGGAGTCGCCTACACCAACGCGATCATCGGCTGGGTCCACCCTCTGACCGGTGTTCCTTATCCGCCCGGCACGAGGGTTCACCCGACGCCGATTTACGAGTTCTTACAGTCGCTCGTGATTTTCGTTATTTTGTGGTCGATCAGAAAAAAAGACTACCCGGCCGGAACGATTTTTTGGCTTTATCTCATTCTCAGCGGAGTGGCGCGTTTTACGGTGGAGTTCTGGCGCGTGAATCCGCCGTTAGCCTTGGGCTTGAGCGAGGCGCAGTGGTTCAGTCTGGTTCTTTCCATCGCCGGTTGCGTTCTGCTCTACATACAGCCCGGGAAACAGGTTCGCGCCCGCGCTTAA
- a CDS encoding shikimate dehydrogenase, producing the protein MPAPDEIDRIQSCIQNRLGLKALGTKRFAAVIGDAPSRYSKSPAMWNAAFDALGIKAVYLPLDVDDSRLAALLAAIKESDRWLGLNVTVPHKLAVMKHLDSIDGKAAGIGAVNTIVRTDDGRLVGANTDGEGFMQSLPTVQPGSAAPFLASLDGISVMILGAGGSARAVAFALAEKRERGQIYVANRTHQSAVSLAGEIGKSFGGVTAIREEEVPEYARRVGLIVNCTTKGQGGIRKNAGGATVLEPYSALAPAHPTGVPQPSDGELELYRACLSASLPDIEANNNASWNLALSIPSGAGFYDLVYHPAETVFLRHGRVSGHRTLNGQGIIVAQAVEGFFNHVCRRVLEGAGLYTEKTRRRILEVMTQAW; encoded by the coding sequence ATGCCCGCCCCAGACGAAATCGATCGGATTCAATCGTGCATCCAGAACCGCCTCGGTCTCAAGGCCTTGGGAACGAAGCGGTTCGCCGCGGTCATCGGCGATGCTCCGTCGCGCTACAGCAAAAGCCCGGCGATGTGGAACGCCGCGTTCGACGCGCTCGGGATCAAGGCCGTCTACCTGCCGCTCGACGTGGACGATAGCCGGCTGGCAGCGCTTCTCGCAGCGATCAAAGAATCGGACCGTTGGCTGGGCCTGAACGTCACCGTGCCGCACAAGCTCGCGGTCATGAAACACCTCGACTCGATCGACGGGAAGGCGGCGGGAATCGGCGCGGTGAATACGATCGTGCGGACGGACGACGGCCGGCTCGTAGGAGCGAATACGGACGGAGAGGGCTTCATGCAGAGCTTGCCGACCGTCCAACCCGGCTCGGCCGCGCCGTTTCTCGCATCTCTCGACGGAATCAGCGTGATGATTCTCGGCGCCGGCGGCTCCGCCCGAGCGGTCGCTTTCGCCCTGGCGGAGAAGAGGGAGCGCGGTCAAATATATGTCGCGAACCGCACGCATCAGAGCGCCGTTTCGCTCGCCGGAGAAATCGGCAAGAGCTTCGGCGGCGTCACCGCCATCCGTGAAGAAGAGGTTCCCGAATACGCCCGGCGCGTGGGGCTGATCGTCAATTGCACCACTAAAGGGCAGGGCGGAATCCGGAAAAACGCCGGGGGCGCTACGGTTCTTGAGCCCTATTCCGCGCTGGCGCCGGCCCATCCAACCGGCGTTCCGCAACCGTCGGACGGCGAGCTTGAATTGTACCGAGCGTGCCTGAGCGCTTCCCTGCCCGACATCGAGGCGAACAACAACGCCTCGTGGAACCTCGCGCTTTCCATTCCCTCCGGCGCGGGGTTTTACGACCTGGTTTATCATCCGGCGGAAACCGTATTCCTGCGCCATGGACGAGTGAGCGGTCACCGCACGCTCAACGGACAGGGAATCATCGTGGCTCAGGCGGTCGAGGGGTTCTTCAACCATGTCTGCCGGCGCGTGCTCGAAGGAGCCGGTCTTTACACGGAGAAGACGCGCCGGCGGATCCTGGAGGTCATGACACAAGCCTGGTGA
- a CDS encoding SpoVR family protein, which yields MPASFTLEELASWNERIFAVAREVGLEPYPQEFEVCDHEQMLAYMVYSGMPSHYPHWSYGKSFEKLKTLYDYGVTGLPYEMVINSNPSIAYLMRDNSLLLQVLTIAHVYGHSDFFKNNFTFKSTRAEYTVETFKAHANRVRMYIEDPSIGLEKVERILDAAHALSLQCRRNLAIRKQTQEEELERRLEESKPSADPFRAIHRRKEYVAPDLNRVPLYPEEDLLLFIRDHNQHFSDWEKDLLTIVHEEAQYFIPQMETKIMNEGWASFWHKRILDTLELPQGMQIEFMVRHNQVLSPARGAINPYHLGIKVWEDIEHRWDHPTPDDEREFGPRTKTGREKIFEVREVERDASFLRRYLTEELIRELNLFEYQSRGGDQVVSRVADDDNWRAIKETLIRNVGTGTVPVIKVENADYNNNRVLFLQHHHDGRDLHLEYAEKTLQYLHHLWGRDVVMGTEINGKKSLLSFSEGKLSIKPLH from the coding sequence ATGCCGGCCTCCTTCACCCTCGAAGAATTAGCCTCGTGGAACGAGCGGATCTTCGCCGTCGCGCGTGAAGTCGGCCTCGAGCCGTACCCGCAGGAATTCGAGGTCTGCGACCACGAGCAGATGCTGGCTTACATGGTCTATTCCGGCATGCCCTCCCACTATCCCCACTGGTCCTACGGCAAGAGCTTCGAGAAGCTCAAGACCCTCTACGACTACGGCGTCACCGGGCTGCCTTACGAAATGGTGATCAACTCGAATCCCTCGATCGCCTATCTGATGCGCGACAATTCGCTGCTCCTTCAGGTGCTCACGATCGCCCACGTTTACGGCCACAGCGATTTCTTCAAGAACAATTTCACTTTCAAGTCGACGCGCGCCGAGTATACCGTCGAGACGTTCAAGGCGCACGCGAACCGAGTCCGCATGTACATCGAGGATCCCAGCATCGGCCTGGAAAAGGTCGAGCGGATTCTCGACGCCGCCCATGCCCTCTCACTGCAATGCCGGCGCAATCTGGCCATCCGCAAGCAGACTCAAGAAGAAGAGCTGGAGCGGCGCCTGGAGGAGTCCAAGCCGTCGGCCGACCCGTTCCGGGCCATCCACCGGCGCAAGGAGTACGTCGCGCCGGATTTGAACCGGGTACCGCTCTATCCCGAAGAGGATCTCCTGCTTTTCATCCGCGACCACAACCAGCACTTCAGCGACTGGGAAAAGGACCTGCTCACGATCGTGCACGAGGAGGCGCAGTATTTCATCCCGCAGATGGAGACCAAGATCATGAACGAAGGGTGGGCGAGTTTCTGGCACAAGCGCATTCTCGACACGCTCGAGCTGCCGCAAGGGATGCAAATCGAGTTCATGGTGCGCCACAATCAGGTCTTAAGCCCCGCCCGCGGCGCCATCAATCCGTACCATCTGGGAATCAAAGTCTGGGAAGACATCGAGCACCGCTGGGACCATCCGACGCCGGACGACGAACGGGAATTCGGCCCGAGAACGAAAACAGGAAGAGAGAAGATCTTCGAGGTCCGCGAGGTCGAGAGGGACGCGTCCTTTTTACGGCGCTACCTGACCGAAGAGCTGATCCGCGAGCTCAATTTATTCGAGTATCAGAGCCGCGGCGGCGATCAGGTCGTCTCGCGCGTCGCCGACGACGACAACTGGCGCGCCATCAAGGAGACGCTCATCCGCAACGTCGGCACAGGCACCGTGCCGGTGATCAAAGTTGAAAATGCGGACTACAACAACAACCGCGTGCTTTTTCTCCAGCACCATCACGACGGACGCGATCTGCACCTGGAGTACGCGGAAAAAACGCTTCAATACCTCCACCATCTTTGGGGCAGAGACGTGGTCATGGGAACCGAGATCAACGGCAAAAAATCCCTGCTCTCCTTTTCCGAAGGCAAGCTCTCGATCAAACCGCTTCATTGA
- the yhbH gene encoding sporulation protein YhbH produces MDTIFRSYDPASAQRSDRSAGDRLRHREKVHEAIRHNIADIIAEESIIGKDRDRVIKVPIRGVKEYRFVYGENVPGVGQGGPGTQPGQVIGKGEADGDAQQAGDRPGIDYYETDVSLEELIDMMFEDLELPNLERKHLRQIEVEQLFRRKGYRKKGIRIRLDKRRTAISRVKRKKAVQRADAFALRPQRFPFHNDDLIYRHTVTEIRRESNAVVVCIMDTSGSMDTMKRYLARSFFFLLYRFVCTKYQNVEIVFVAHHTEATEVSEDEFFHKGESGGTFISSGYRKALEIIDRRYHPSLWNVYVFHCSDGDNFESDNPAALQAAKELAEVANLFGYGEIKPLGSGYYGSSMIQFFSQLEAENFQTVQIQRKEDIWPSFKGFLSRERAREDAA; encoded by the coding sequence ATGGACACCATCTTTCGCTCCTACGATCCCGCCTCGGCGCAGCGCAGCGATCGCTCGGCCGGAGACCGGTTGCGCCATCGGGAAAAAGTCCACGAGGCGATCCGCCACAACATCGCCGACATCATCGCCGAGGAATCGATCATCGGCAAAGACCGCGACCGGGTCATCAAGGTGCCGATCCGCGGCGTCAAAGAGTACCGCTTCGTCTACGGCGAGAACGTCCCGGGAGTCGGCCAGGGCGGTCCGGGAACCCAGCCGGGACAGGTGATCGGCAAAGGCGAAGCCGACGGCGATGCACAGCAGGCCGGCGACCGCCCCGGCATCGATTATTACGAAACGGACGTCTCGCTGGAAGAATTGATCGACATGATGTTCGAGGATCTCGAGCTGCCGAACCTCGAGCGAAAACATCTGCGGCAAATCGAGGTCGAGCAGCTCTTCCGCCGCAAGGGATACCGCAAAAAGGGCATCCGCATCCGCCTCGACAAGCGGCGCACGGCGATTTCGCGAGTGAAGCGCAAGAAGGCCGTCCAACGCGCCGACGCCTTCGCCCTCCGCCCGCAGCGCTTCCCGTTTCACAACGACGACCTCATCTACCGGCACACCGTCACCGAGATCCGGCGCGAATCGAACGCCGTCGTCGTATGCATCATGGACACCTCCGGCTCGATGGACACGATGAAGCGATACCTCGCTCGGAGCTTCTTCTTTCTCCTTTATCGCTTCGTCTGCACCAAATATCAGAACGTCGAGATCGTCTTCGTCGCGCATCACACCGAGGCGACCGAGGTCAGCGAGGACGAGTTTTTCCACAAGGGAGAGTCCGGCGGAACTTTCATTTCCTCCGGATACCGGAAAGCCTTGGAGATCATCGACCGGCGCTACCACCCGTCGCTCTGGAACGTCTATGTTTTTCACTGCTCCGACGGCGACAACTTCGAATCGGATAATCCCGCCGCCCTCCAGGCGGCGAAAGAGCTCGCCGAGGTCGCCAATCTCTTCGGCTACGGCGAGATCAAGCCGCTCGGCTCGGGCTATTACGGCAGCAGCATGATCCAGTTCTTCTCCCAGCTCGAGGCGGAAAACTTTCAGACGGTCCAGATCCAGCGCAAAGAAGATATCTGGCCCTCCTTCAAGGGCTTTCTCTCCCGCGAGCGCGCACGGGAAGACGCCGCCTAG
- a CDS encoding serine protein kinase, which translates to MNQQGEFESLIRKDRDSAQAKAWKGNLLGYLEKVKENPGNTKLAHARMYDIITKPGVRDIQESDDQRIKRLYKDESVKVYNFFSDEFFGIEKTIAQIVRYFHAASLKGEESRQVLYLMGPVGSGKSSLVEKLHRGLEESDPCYAIEGCPMFEEPLHLIPRHLRKEFEKMLGVHVEGDLCPVCRFRLKEEFSGRYEEFPVCTIEFSKRARVGIGVVPPVDPNNQDTSVLIGSEDISKLDLYSEGDPRVLELNGALNIGNRGIVEFIEVFKNEIEYLHCMITATQEKVIPAPGRHGLVYVDAVIVAHSNEAEWQKFKADHTNEAILDRIVVVKVPYNLRLSEEVKIYQKIIRHSDFHAHVSPHTLDIASMFAILSRLEPTNKCDLMTKLKLYNGEEVVEKGRTKKVDVDELREAAKREGMNGISTRFIMKALDNALSDNTAGNCINPINVREALINMVKEADLPDDARKQYLEFLQDTLHKEYLELLEKEITRAFVYSYQEQAESLFQNYLDHAEAYVNKSKVKDRNTKEELSPDESFMKSIEEQIAIIGSAADGFRQEVIAYLWAANRRGEKIDYGSYEPLKEAIEKKLMTSVRDLSRIITKARTRDEEQSDKYNAMVKNLLDNGYCPSCVDVVLKYAANNLWKD; encoded by the coding sequence ATGAATCAGCAAGGGGAATTTGAATCGCTCATCCGCAAAGACCGCGACTCGGCGCAGGCCAAAGCCTGGAAGGGCAATCTTCTGGGCTATCTCGAAAAGGTAAAAGAAAATCCGGGGAACACCAAGCTCGCTCACGCGCGCATGTACGACATCATCACCAAGCCCGGCGTACGGGACATTCAAGAATCGGACGACCAGCGCATCAAGCGGCTGTACAAGGACGAGTCGGTCAAAGTCTACAACTTCTTCTCCGATGAATTCTTCGGCATCGAGAAGACGATCGCGCAGATCGTGCGCTACTTTCACGCCGCGTCGCTCAAGGGCGAAGAGAGCCGGCAGGTCCTCTACCTGATGGGTCCCGTCGGATCGGGCAAAAGCTCTCTGGTCGAAAAGCTCCATCGCGGCCTGGAAGAGAGCGACCCCTGCTACGCGATCGAAGGCTGCCCGATGTTCGAGGAGCCGCTGCACCTGATCCCGCGCCACCTGCGCAAGGAATTCGAAAAGATGCTCGGCGTTCACGTCGAAGGCGATCTCTGTCCGGTCTGCCGCTTCCGGCTCAAAGAAGAGTTCAGCGGACGCTACGAAGAATTTCCCGTCTGCACGATCGAGTTTTCCAAGCGGGCGCGCGTCGGCATCGGCGTGGTCCCGCCGGTCGATCCCAACAACCAGGACACCTCCGTGCTGATCGGCAGCGAAGACATCTCCAAGCTCGATCTCTACTCCGAGGGCGACCCGCGGGTCCTCGAGCTGAACGGCGCGCTCAACATCGGCAACCGCGGCATCGTGGAATTCATCGAGGTCTTCAAGAACGAGATCGAATACCTGCACTGCATGATCACCGCGACCCAGGAGAAGGTCATCCCGGCGCCCGGGCGGCACGGACTCGTCTACGTGGACGCGGTCATCGTCGCCCACTCCAACGAAGCCGAGTGGCAAAAGTTCAAGGCGGACCACACCAACGAAGCGATCCTCGACCGCATCGTCGTGGTCAAGGTGCCGTACAATCTCCGCCTCTCCGAAGAAGTCAAGATTTATCAAAAGATCATTCGCCACTCGGACTTTCACGCCCACGTGTCGCCGCACACGCTGGACATCGCATCGATGTTCGCCATTCTCTCCCGTCTCGAGCCGACGAACAAATGCGATCTGATGACCAAGCTCAAGCTCTACAACGGCGAAGAGGTCGTGGAAAAAGGCCGGACGAAAAAAGTCGACGTCGACGAGCTGCGCGAGGCGGCCAAGCGCGAGGGCATGAACGGCATCTCGACCCGTTTCATCATGAAGGCGCTCGACAACGCCCTCTCGGACAACACCGCGGGCAATTGCATCAACCCGATCAACGTCCGCGAGGCGCTCATCAACATGGTAAAGGAAGCGGATCTCCCCGACGACGCGCGCAAGCAATATCTGGAATTCCTGCAAGACACGTTGCACAAGGAATATCTCGAGCTGCTCGAAAAAGAGATCACCCGCGCCTTCGTCTACTCGTACCAGGAGCAGGCGGAATCGCTGTTCCAGAATTATCTAGACCACGCCGAGGCCTACGTGAACAAGAGCAAAGTGAAGGACCGGAACACCAAGGAAGAGCTCTCGCCCGACGAGAGCTTCATGAAATCGATCGAGGAGCAGATCGCGATCATCGGCTCGGCGGCGGACGGCTTTCGCCAGGAAGTGATCGCCTATCTCTGGGCCGCGAACCGGAGAGGCGAAAAAATCGATTACGGCAGCTACGAGCCGCTGAAAGAGGCGATCGAAAAAAAGCTTATGACTTCGGTCAGAGATTTGAGCCGCATCATCACCAAGGCGAGAACGCGCGACGAGGAGCAGAGCGACAAGTACAACGCGATGGTCAAGAACCTCCTCGACAACGGCTACTGCCCGAGCTGCGTGGACGTGGTCTTGAAATACGCGGCCAATAATCTATGGAAAGACTGA
- a CDS encoding glycosyltransferase → MSGTSERPELSIVIPLFNESANVEALHSRLSATLQSLGKSFEIVYVDDGSADGTADILRRIHARAPEIKAVIFNRNYGQHAAVLAGFERARGEVVVTLDGDLQNPPEEIPKLLEKIDEGYDVVGGRREERRDPMLRRVFSFLINRLVSRTVGVEMKDYGCMLRAYRRGIVERICECPEISTFIPALANSFAGSVAEIPIAHSLRRSGKSRYTPLRLLRLTFDLLTGFSLLPIQMAGLAGILIAFFGLALALFLGASIIIVGAEGMGVLMLFAVLFFFIGLQILALGLVGEYVGRIYMEVRRRPKYVVKEILD, encoded by the coding sequence ATGAGCGGCACGAGCGAACGCCCCGAACTTTCGATCGTCATCCCGCTTTTTAACGAATCGGCGAACGTCGAGGCGCTTCACTCGCGGCTCTCGGCGACGCTCCAATCTTTGGGCAAGTCTTTCGAGATCGTCTACGTGGACGACGGCAGCGCCGACGGGACCGCGGACATTCTCAGGCGGATCCACGCCCGCGCTCCGGAGATCAAAGCCGTCATCTTCAATCGCAACTACGGACAGCACGCGGCGGTCCTCGCCGGCTTCGAGCGTGCGCGCGGCGAGGTCGTCGTTACCTTAGACGGCGATCTTCAGAACCCGCCCGAGGAGATTCCCAAGCTGCTTGAGAAAATCGACGAAGGATACGATGTGGTCGGGGGACGGCGGGAAGAGCGCCGGGACCCGATGTTGCGACGTGTGTTTTCGTTTTTGATCAACCGGCTGGTTTCGCGCACGGTCGGAGTCGAGATGAAAGACTACGGCTGCATGCTCCGCGCGTATCGGCGGGGCATCGTCGAGCGAATCTGCGAGTGCCCGGAGATTTCGACGTTTATCCCGGCTCTGGCGAATTCCTTCGCCGGCTCGGTCGCCGAGATTCCGATCGCCCATTCCCTCAGGCGATCGGGAAAATCGCGCTACACGCCGCTCCGCCTTCTGCGCTTGACCTTCGATCTCCTTACGGGTTTTTCTCTCCTGCCGATTCAGATGGCGGGGCTGGCGGGAATCCTGATCGCTTTTTTCGGCCTCGCACTCGCGCTGTTTCTGGGCGCGAGCATTATAATCGTCGGCGCCGAAGGCATGGGGGTCTTGATGTTGTTCGCCGTTCTTTTCTTCTTCATCGGCCTGCAGATCCTCGCCCTGGGTCTGGTCGGAGAGTACGTCGGGCGCATCTATATGGAAGTCCGGCGCCGCCCCAAGTACGTGGTCAAAGAGATTCTCGACTAG
- a CDS encoding phosphatase PAP2 family protein, producing MALDAEIYSYVSRELQIPFLKMAGRLAAGLEAGDQLATFCILFIMAGYLWQKPRLVKTFTGGLFALGAGGIAVQALKHLIGRARPSKGLGDFYFIGPHLWPSGFDAFPSGHTTALFALLAFFCRYYPHWTIPLYSAGFLLALLGRVITGQHFFTDVIGGAILGSAVGIVVAGGVRRAVESSFAPAIDPSPPEETKIAKPAPRAARGAPLFTETAIVVVFSSAALLTAGRAELFSNLQPALYGILSAMATYFLARELCGKDMALYSAIIVSSSFLFVSVSRLLPSDAAWILFTVLAFLAYVYSAKRGPTSNLLLVMSYAALGLGFLAKGPIALFPVLVFLIHEQLQENSLVGFLSRSALRHGLLLAFTLAVFAFWLSPGMPVREAEHAFFFDDAAARTGLTRHAGKVIYYLPVLALALFPWTFFAISYFVKEGRRWLRETTIDLHSRLLLLWAAVVIALFPFVAAKFPHTIVLALPPLSCLLARFIKREISPGALKFSLLATIAAAAGLSIGAVVVPIGRPEYSTLKLAVPFVLLTFFLVTAWILKNRERSEAMFAAICLGALGFYMTATLIAP from the coding sequence ATGGCACTCGACGCCGAAATTTATTCTTACGTCTCGCGCGAACTGCAAATCCCATTTCTAAAAATGGCCGGCCGCTTGGCCGCCGGGCTGGAAGCCGGCGACCAGCTTGCCACATTTTGCATTTTGTTTATCATGGCGGGCTATTTGTGGCAAAAACCCCGCTTAGTGAAAACATTCACAGGAGGCCTGTTCGCGCTCGGCGCGGGCGGCATCGCCGTGCAGGCGTTGAAGCACCTTATCGGACGCGCCCGTCCGTCGAAAGGCCTCGGCGATTTTTATTTCATCGGCCCGCACCTTTGGCCCTCGGGCTTCGACGCCTTTCCCTCCGGCCACACGACCGCACTGTTCGCCTTGCTCGCTTTTTTTTGCCGCTACTATCCGCATTGGACCATTCCGTTATATAGCGCCGGATTTTTGCTCGCGCTTCTCGGACGGGTGATCACGGGACAGCACTTTTTCACCGACGTGATCGGCGGGGCGATCCTGGGATCGGCCGTGGGAATCGTCGTGGCGGGCGGCGTTCGCCGCGCGGTGGAATCGAGCTTCGCTCCGGCGATAGATCCATCGCCTCCTGAAGAAACGAAGATCGCCAAGCCCGCCCCAAGGGCGGCAAGGGGGGCTCCGTTGTTCACGGAGACGGCGATCGTCGTCGTCTTTTCTTCCGCGGCGCTGCTGACCGCCGGCCGCGCTGAACTTTTTTCCAACTTACAACCGGCGCTTTACGGAATTCTATCTGCCATGGCAACTTATTTTTTAGCCCGCGAGCTTTGCGGCAAGGACATGGCGCTCTATAGCGCAATCATTGTTTCCAGCTCGTTCCTTTTCGTCAGCGTCTCTCGTCTGCTTCCTTCGGATGCCGCCTGGATTCTCTTTACCGTACTCGCTTTCCTGGCCTATGTGTATTCGGCCAAGCGCGGCCCGACGTCGAACCTTTTGCTGGTCATGTCCTATGCCGCTCTCGGTCTCGGGTTTCTCGCGAAAGGTCCGATCGCTCTATTTCCCGTCTTGGTATTCTTGATCCATGAACAGCTTCAGGAAAACTCGCTCGTAGGCTTCTTGTCTCGAAGCGCGCTGCGCCATGGTTTGCTTTTAGCGTTCACGCTAGCGGTTTTCGCTTTCTGGCTCTCCCCCGGCATGCCGGTTCGCGAGGCCGAGCACGCATTTTTCTTCGACGACGCGGCCGCGCGTACCGGTCTTACGCGGCATGCCGGGAAAGTCATCTACTATCTGCCGGTGCTCGCGCTCGCCCTTTTTCCCTGGACATTCTTCGCGATCTCCTACTTTGTCAAGGAAGGAAGGCGTTGGCTCCGAGAGACGACGATCGATCTGCATTCCCGGCTGCTTCTTCTCTGGGCTGCCGTCGTCATTGCTTTGTTCCCTTTCGTTGCTGCCAAGTTTCCCCACACCATCGTCCTCGCGCTGCCGCCGCTGTCCTGCCTCCTGGCGCGCTTCATCAAGCGCGAGATATCTCCGGGCGCTCTGAAATTTTCGCTCCTGGCGACGATCGCCGCCGCCGCCGGGCTCTCAATCGGCGCCGTCGTCGTTCCTATCGGGCGGCCCGAATATTCAACGCTCAAGCTCGCCGTGCCCTTCGTTCTTTTGACTTTTTTCCTCGTGACGGCCTGGATATTGAAGAACAGAGAACGCTCTGAAGCCATGTTCGCCGCGATCTGCCTCGGCGCCCTCGGCTTTTATATGACTGCGACTTTGATAGCGCCTTAG
- a CDS encoding formyltransferase, producing the protein MKLVVFAYHDIGFECLDFLIQVKEEIVAVVTHEDDPNEEIWFRSVADLGRRHGLPVYTPKNPNTPDFIERIRKADPEIIFSFYYRQLLSNELLAIPRRGAMNLHGSLLPRYRGRAPVNWALVNGETETGVTLHHMVEKADAGDIVAQRRVAIGQLDTALTLYRKLTRAARELMEEIYTAIQAGDAPRIPQDARFATKFGARHPEDGKIDWNKPAAVIYNLVRAVTHPYPGAFTFARERKLFVWWAVADGAESRGEAPGTILSIEEGTGVRVAAGAGRLLLKRLQLEGEEELSADLFAGRWEFRIGERLG; encoded by the coding sequence ATGAAACTCGTTGTCTTCGCCTATCACGATATCGGTTTCGAGTGTCTCGACTTTCTCATTCAAGTAAAAGAAGAGATCGTTGCGGTCGTGACGCACGAAGACGATCCGAACGAAGAGATCTGGTTTCGCTCGGTGGCCGATCTCGGGCGCCGGCACGGCTTGCCCGTTTACACGCCGAAAAATCCCAACACGCCCGATTTCATCGAGCGGATCCGCAAAGCCGATCCGGAAATCATATTTTCATTTTACTACCGGCAGCTCCTGTCGAATGAGCTTCTGGCGATTCCGCGGCGCGGCGCCATGAATCTCCACGGCTCGCTGCTGCCGCGCTATCGCGGGCGCGCGCCGGTGAACTGGGCGCTCGTCAACGGCGAGACGGAGACCGGCGTTACGCTTCACCATATGGTCGAGAAGGCCGACGCCGGCGACATCGTCGCGCAGAGGCGGGTGGCGATCGGTCAACTGGACACGGCTTTGACGCTCTATCGCAAGCTCACGCGAGCCGCGAGAGAGCTAATGGAAGAAATTTACACCGCGATCCAAGCGGGCGATGCGCCGAGGATTCCGCAGGATGCGCGGTTCGCCACGAAATTCGGCGCGCGGCATCCGGAAGACGGTAAAATCGATTGGAACAAGCCTGCCGCCGTCATTTACAATCTCGTGCGCGCGGTCACGCATCCATATCCGGGGGCGTTCACTTTTGCTCGCGAAAGAAAACTCTTCGTATGGTGGGCGGTCGCCGACGGCGCCGAGTCGAGAGGCGAAGCGCCGGGAACGATTCTCTCGATCGAAGAGGGAACAGGCGTTCGGGTAGCGGCCGGCGCGGGCCGCCTGCTGCTGAAGCGCCTTCAGCTCGAAGGGGAAGAGGAGCTGTCCGCGGATCTCTTCGCCGGGCGGTGGGAATTCCGGATCGGCGAGAGGCTGGGATAG